A genomic region of Bernardetia sp. ABR2-2B contains the following coding sequences:
- a CDS encoding SET domain-containing protein-lysine N-methyltransferase has translation MIHPSTELRFISPEIGYGVFAKEFIPKGTVVYVKDSLEIEVTPKKYEKLDEYARGVVDKYSYRDERGYRIISWDFAKYVNHSCNRNTISTGYGFEIAIRDIQPNEEVTDEYAIFNLEQNFECGCSSKNCRKHISPVDFDILFGKWDKEIKDALHVYHNSEQALEPYINEILFQTLKGYLETGKNYKSVYSLRLKKHESNGALHKA, from the coding sequence ATGATTCATCCCTCTACCGAATTACGCTTTATAAGTCCTGAAATTGGCTATGGCGTTTTTGCAAAAGAATTTATACCTAAAGGAACAGTTGTCTATGTAAAAGACAGTTTAGAAATTGAGGTAACTCCCAAAAAGTACGAAAAATTAGACGAGTATGCTCGTGGTGTAGTTGATAAATATTCTTATCGTGATGAACGAGGTTATAGAATTATAAGCTGGGATTTTGCAAAATATGTCAATCATTCTTGCAACAGAAATACAATAAGTACAGGATATGGTTTCGAAATCGCTATTCGTGATATTCAGCCCAACGAAGAAGTAACCGACGAATATGCCATCTTTAACTTAGAACAGAACTTTGAATGTGGTTGTAGCTCAAAAAATTGCAGAAAACATATCAGTCCAGTTGATTTTGATATATTATTTGGAAAATGGGATAAAGAAATAAAAGATGCGTTACATGTTTATCATAATTCTGAACAGGCTTTAGAACCCTATATCAATGAAATTTTGTTTCAAACACTCAAAGGATATTTAGAAACAGGAAAAAATTATAAATCTGTTTATTCTCTTCGTTTGAAAAAACATGAAAGTAACGGAGCTTTACACAAAGCGTAA
- a CDS encoding YceI family protein, whose protein sequence is MKRIFLFANAILVAGSLSFLSSCNNAPKSQEAEVADTVAVVPEETQSAMELMIDPSASAVTWIGSKPGGQHNGTIGIAPDSKLMVENGTLMGGTITINMTELTVLDIEAAEDNAKLVGHLQSDDFFAVETYPTSTFTITNVEAIDPSTVEMEEGAYTTENPTHKITGNLKMMDVEKAITFYANVETPSEGEVKASAKFNIDRTEFNVSHMAEGVDAVKDKFINNTVNVGFDITAKAAM, encoded by the coding sequence ATGAAACGTATTTTTTTATTCGCTAATGCTATTTTAGTAGCAGGTTCATTATCATTCCTTTCAAGCTGTAATAATGCTCCTAAAAGCCAAGAGGCTGAAGTAGCTGACACAGTTGCTGTTGTTCCTGAAGAAACTCAATCTGCTATGGAGCTTATGATTGATCCTTCAGCTAGTGCAGTTACTTGGATTGGTTCAAAACCAGGTGGTCAGCACAACGGAACAATAGGTATTGCTCCTGACTCTAAGCTAATGGTAGAAAATGGAACACTTATGGGTGGAACAATTACTATCAACATGACAGAGCTTACAGTATTGGATATTGAAGCTGCAGAAGATAATGCAAAATTAGTAGGACACCTTCAAAGTGATGATTTCTTTGCTGTTGAAACCTACCCAACTTCTACTTTTACTATTACTAATGTAGAGGCTATTGATCCTTCTACTGTTGAAATGGAAGAGGGTGCATATACAACTGAAAATCCTACTCACAAAATTACAGGTAACTTGAAAATGATGGACGTAGAGAAAGCAATTACTTTTTATGCTAACGTAGAAACGCCATCAGAAGGAGAAGTAAAGGCAAGTGCAAAATTTAATATTGACCGTACAGAGTTCAACGTAAGCCATATGGCAGAAGGTGTGGATGCTGTAAAAGACAAGTTTATCAATAATACTGTAAATGTAGGATTTGATATTACTGCAAAAGCAGCTATGTAA
- the murF gene encoding UDP-N-acetylmuramoyl-tripeptide--D-alanyl-D-alanine ligase: MTTLPILYEIFLESSGISTDTRHVEENELFFALKGDNFDGNKFAYQALEKGASHVVIDDASVIPTFDQHDQKKLAHKNKYLLVENVLESLQKLANFHRKQFTIPFIGITGSNGKTTTKELLRSVLSQKFRTYATEGNLNNHIGVPLTILRMPTNTEIAIIEMGANKIGDIEELCAITEPNYGMITNIGNAHLEGFGGYEGVLRGKTELYQSLIKNNGTVFINSDDSVLMNMEKRFGNRKVIKYGAAESNNTDNYYSASLSASVPVVSYKDEEGKSIKTQISGAYNFHNILAALAFGKFFGLSNAQINKGVSEYLPKNNRSQIEERKETKNTLLLDAYNANPDSMKAALLHLETMPTHGKQKIAILGDMFELGRESFIKHKEVLGLALQLKIDKIIVCGKDFSKAKTAGNIVSSLILSFIDKQELADYLQKNPLQDSIVLLKGSRGIGLETVTEFL; encoded by the coding sequence ATGACTACTCTTCCTATCTTATACGAAATTTTTTTAGAATCTTCTGGTATTTCAACAGATACTCGGCACGTAGAAGAGAATGAACTTTTCTTTGCTCTAAAGGGAGATAATTTTGATGGAAATAAATTTGCTTATCAAGCCTTAGAAAAAGGAGCTTCTCATGTGGTTATTGATGATGCAAGTGTCATTCCTACCTTTGACCAACATGACCAAAAGAAATTGGCTCATAAAAATAAATATTTGTTAGTAGAAAACGTATTAGAATCACTTCAAAAATTAGCTAACTTTCATAGAAAACAATTTACGATTCCTTTTATTGGAATAACAGGAAGTAATGGCAAAACAACAACAAAAGAGCTTTTGCGTTCTGTTCTTTCTCAAAAATTCAGAACTTACGCCACCGAAGGCAATTTGAATAATCATATTGGTGTTCCTCTTACTATTTTGAGAATGCCGACCAATACAGAAATTGCTATTATCGAAATGGGAGCAAATAAAATTGGCGATATAGAAGAGCTTTGCGCAATTACAGAACCTAATTATGGAATGATTACCAATATTGGAAATGCACATTTGGAAGGTTTTGGGGGATATGAAGGAGTTTTGAGAGGAAAAACAGAGTTATATCAATCACTTATCAAAAATAATGGAACTGTTTTTATAAATAGTGATGATAGCGTTTTGATGAATATGGAAAAACGTTTCGGAAACAGAAAAGTAATAAAATACGGAGCTGCCGAATCCAATAATACAGATAATTATTACTCAGCTTCGCTCTCTGCATCTGTTCCTGTTGTTAGTTATAAAGATGAAGAAGGAAAAAGCATAAAAACTCAAATTTCGGGAGCATATAATTTTCATAATATTTTAGCAGCCCTTGCTTTTGGGAAATTTTTTGGTCTTTCGAATGCTCAAATAAATAAAGGGGTTTCAGAATATCTTCCTAAAAATAATCGCTCACAAATTGAAGAGCGTAAAGAAACAAAAAACACGCTTCTTCTTGATGCTTATAATGCAAACCCTGATAGTATGAAAGCTGCACTTTTACATTTGGAAACAATGCCTACACATGGAAAACAAAAAATTGCTATTTTGGGAGATATGTTTGAGCTTGGGAGAGAGTCATTTATCAAACATAAGGAGGTTCTAGGACTAGCCTTACAACTCAAAATAGATAAAATAATTGTTTGTGGAAAAGATTTTTCGAAAGCTAAAACTGCTGGAAATATTGTCTCTAGCTTAATTTTGAGTTTTATAGACAAGCAAGAGTTAGCTGATTATTTACAAAAAAATCCTCTTCAAGACAGCATCGTTTTACTGAAAGGCTCTAGAGGAATAGGTTTAGAAACAGTTACAGAGTTTCTTTAA